One Streptomyces drozdowiczii DNA segment encodes these proteins:
- a CDS encoding PspC domain-containing protein: MTVPQDAPPGAAPPPDPAPRLHRSPRHKVVAGVCGGMGRYCDVDPVIFRIVLGVLSVTGGFGLIFYGFAWLLIPAEGEDENEARRLLSGRVELASLSAVLCALIGCGLFLSMLGNGGTLAFSAMLSVAVLGFSMWTQARKKAGPEDPLHQAAAQAASEAPPEVKAPPTPSGPSWWRDPIVKDGTTGPVALGYLWGPPDVVVAGEREPRGATPDAPFRPPPPRSREVRGPRSIAGLAFLGALLAGGLGTGLTWGSQPLGTSLEVGLAAALGVFGLAMLVSAFVGRTGFGTLLLAMITSGLLVGAASLPKDISTHWVREEWRPASVAAVRPVYAIGSGQAELDLTRVTVPKGDTVRTRVAARAGRVLVHVPPEVTVRVHARTRFGALVVVDGRHKGDLDIRATQDQRKTLSPAEGSTPGGTVDLDLEVDYGQVEVNRAAS, encoded by the coding sequence ATGACCGTTCCCCAGGACGCGCCGCCCGGCGCCGCACCTCCCCCGGACCCCGCTCCGCGTCTGCACCGCAGTCCGCGGCACAAGGTGGTGGCCGGGGTGTGCGGCGGGATGGGCCGGTACTGCGACGTCGATCCGGTGATCTTCCGGATCGTGCTCGGGGTGCTCTCGGTGACCGGCGGCTTCGGGCTGATCTTCTACGGCTTCGCCTGGCTGCTGATCCCGGCGGAGGGCGAGGACGAGAACGAGGCGCGGCGGCTGCTCTCGGGACGGGTCGAGCTGGCGTCGCTGAGCGCGGTGCTGTGCGCGCTGATCGGCTGCGGTCTGTTCCTGTCGATGCTGGGGAACGGCGGCACGCTGGCGTTCTCCGCGATGCTGTCGGTCGCGGTCCTCGGCTTCTCCATGTGGACGCAGGCGCGCAAGAAGGCCGGTCCGGAGGACCCGCTGCACCAGGCGGCCGCGCAGGCGGCGTCGGAGGCACCGCCCGAGGTGAAGGCGCCGCCGACCCCGTCCGGCCCCTCCTGGTGGCGCGACCCGATCGTCAAGGACGGCACCACGGGGCCGGTGGCCCTGGGCTATCTGTGGGGGCCGCCGGACGTGGTGGTCGCCGGGGAGCGGGAGCCGCGCGGGGCGACGCCCGACGCGCCGTTCCGCCCGCCGCCGCCCCGGTCGCGGGAGGTGCGGGGGCCGCGGTCGATCGCCGGCCTCGCGTTCCTCGGCGCCCTGCTCGCGGGCGGTCTCGGTACGGGGCTGACCTGGGGGTCCCAGCCGCTGGGCACCAGCCTGGAGGTCGGGCTCGCCGCCGCGCTCGGGGTGTTCGGCCTGGCGATGCTGGTGAGCGCGTTCGTCGGGCGGACCGGGTTCGGCACGCTGCTGCTGGCGATGATCACGTCGGGGCTGCTGGTGGGCGCCGCCTCGCTGCCCAAGGACATCAGCACGCACTGGGTGCGCGAGGAGTGGCGCCCGGCGTCCGTCGCCGCGGTCCGGCCGGTGTACGCGATCGGCTCGGGCCAGGCCGAGCTGGACCTGACCCGGGTCACCGTGCCCAAGGGCGACACCGTGCGGACCCGGGTGGCGGCCCGGGCGGGCCGGGTCCTGGTGCACGTCCCGCCGGAGGTCACCGTCCGGGTGCACGCGCGGACCCGGTTCGGGGCGCTCGTGGTGGTGGACGGGCGGCACAAGGGCGATCTGGACATCCGCGCCACGCAGGACCAGCGCAAGACGCTGTCACCGGCCGAGGGCAGCACCCCGGGCGGCACGGTCGACCTGGATCTGGAAGTGGACTACGGACAGGTGGAGGTCAACCGTGCCGCGTCATGA
- a CDS encoding SAM-dependent methyltransferase, whose translation MPSEEIRALMSAAHNDRLTWNTPLSDEHAARLVAACAPAPGARIVDLGSGWGELLTRLVESAPGSTGDGVETDPEAVARGRALAGERGLAERVRFHEVPAAEWPKKDYDLAVSIGASHAWPGGTAEALAALRASVRPGGRVLFGEGFWEREPDTAALVGLGAEPGDFGSLLDLIRQAETAGLRALQVTVADQREWDLFESHANIGRGERWALAHPDHPLHDGVVAAVDERRTGYYGGYRGTFGLAYLVLGT comes from the coding sequence ATGCCGTCCGAAGAGATCCGCGCCCTGATGTCCGCCGCCCACAACGACCGCCTGACCTGGAACACCCCGCTCTCCGACGAGCACGCCGCCCGGCTCGTCGCCGCCTGCGCACCCGCGCCCGGCGCGCGGATCGTGGACCTCGGCAGCGGCTGGGGCGAGCTGCTGACGCGCCTCGTGGAGTCGGCGCCCGGCAGCACGGGCGACGGCGTCGAGACCGATCCGGAGGCCGTCGCGCGCGGCCGGGCGCTCGCGGGGGAGCGGGGGCTCGCGGAGCGCGTACGGTTCCACGAGGTGCCGGCCGCCGAGTGGCCGAAGAAGGACTACGACCTGGCCGTGTCCATCGGCGCCTCGCACGCCTGGCCCGGCGGGACCGCCGAGGCGCTGGCCGCGCTGCGGGCGTCCGTACGGCCCGGGGGCCGGGTGCTGTTCGGCGAGGGCTTCTGGGAGCGGGAGCCGGACACGGCAGCGCTGGTCGGGCTCGGCGCCGAACCCGGCGACTTCGGCTCACTGCTCGACCTGATCCGGCAGGCCGAGACGGCGGGGCTGCGGGCGCTCCAGGTAACCGTCGCCGACCAGCGGGAATGGGACCTCTTCGAGTCGCACGCCAACATCGGCCGGGGCGAGCGCTGGGCACTGGCGCACCCGGACCACCCCCTGCACGACGGTGTCGTCGCCGCCGTCGATGAGCGGCGCACCGGCTACTACGGCGGCTACCGGGGCACGTTCGGGCTCGCCTACCTCGTCCTCGGGACCTGA
- a CDS encoding peptidase — MRSTTPFRRAAGIVASAGLLAGGLLTLSSPAQAADPEFTIGGPAETALHPYPATGSPRKSSLDITVTNPSEDEENGDFAEEFTVRFDFGKLAGVADVSFDKEGSPDCERTGTTAVCHDYGIRPGLNTLAELQVSAAEGSEDGDWGTIEVTAEAEGATFRPFTARVSIGGPDLSMKPLPLKTELKPGDSQPVPVTFTNNGTRAAQGVLLTLRNTRGLEFTERYENCEYSEEDLGMGPGTWSTALCTFPGSYEPGATYTLEVPPTLRATERAFYDTLLYRINEDGTDARAALRSGARFSPGKGAKLALREAPAVRSADLDPTDNQQEADFRTANTADFAAYGDKAAGKPGDTVDVTLGFRNEGPAWIGYIRSGEPVATVDFTVPRGSQVVFKPDICRGVTATGEYRENQEGAPRYFCSTPMSVLEDADFALPFRLKLVSADPGSKGAVVVRNTHLQAPPLPFDPEPANNAAWVELNGEDTDATTGGSDNGGSTATGGSTSSGTSGTNGTSGTSGSTGTSGSTGTSGTSGSGGGSLASTGTGTLAASGAALVALLAGGALFTVSRRRATR, encoded by the coding sequence ATGAGAAGCACGACCCCGTTCCGCCGTGCGGCGGGCATCGTCGCCTCGGCAGGCCTGCTGGCGGGCGGTCTGCTCACGCTGAGCAGCCCCGCGCAGGCCGCCGACCCCGAGTTCACGATCGGCGGCCCCGCCGAGACCGCCCTGCACCCGTATCCGGCCACGGGCTCCCCGCGGAAGTCGAGCCTGGACATCACGGTGACCAACCCGTCCGAGGACGAGGAGAACGGGGACTTCGCGGAGGAGTTCACCGTCCGCTTCGACTTCGGGAAGCTGGCGGGCGTCGCGGATGTCTCCTTCGACAAGGAGGGCAGCCCGGACTGCGAGCGGACCGGGACCACCGCCGTCTGCCACGACTACGGGATCCGGCCCGGCCTGAACACCCTCGCCGAACTCCAGGTCAGCGCCGCCGAGGGGAGCGAGGACGGCGACTGGGGCACCATCGAGGTCACCGCCGAGGCGGAGGGCGCCACCTTCCGCCCGTTCACCGCGCGGGTGTCGATCGGCGGGCCCGACCTGTCGATGAAGCCGCTGCCGCTGAAGACGGAGCTCAAGCCCGGCGACAGCCAGCCGGTCCCGGTCACCTTCACCAACAACGGCACCCGCGCCGCCCAGGGCGTCCTGCTCACCCTGCGCAACACGCGCGGCCTGGAATTCACCGAGCGCTACGAGAACTGCGAGTACAGCGAGGAGGACCTGGGCATGGGGCCCGGCACCTGGTCCACCGCGCTCTGCACCTTCCCCGGCAGCTACGAGCCCGGCGCCACGTACACGCTGGAGGTGCCGCCCACCCTGCGGGCCACGGAGCGCGCCTTCTACGACACCCTCCTCTACCGGATCAACGAGGACGGCACCGACGCCCGCGCGGCGCTGCGCTCCGGCGCCCGCTTCAGCCCCGGCAAGGGCGCGAAGCTGGCCCTGCGCGAGGCCCCTGCCGTCCGCTCGGCCGACCTGGACCCGACGGACAACCAGCAGGAAGCCGACTTCCGGACCGCCAACACCGCCGACTTCGCGGCCTACGGCGACAAGGCCGCGGGCAAGCCGGGCGACACCGTGGACGTGACCCTGGGCTTCCGTAACGAGGGCCCCGCCTGGATCGGGTACATCCGCTCCGGCGAGCCCGTCGCCACCGTCGACTTCACCGTGCCCCGCGGCAGCCAGGTCGTCTTCAAGCCGGACATCTGCCGGGGCGTGACCGCGACCGGCGAGTACCGCGAGAACCAGGAGGGGGCCCCGCGCTACTTCTGCTCCACGCCCATGTCCGTGCTGGAGGACGCCGACTTCGCCCTGCCCTTCCGGCTGAAGCTCGTCTCGGCCGACCCCGGCAGCAAGGGCGCGGTCGTCGTCCGCAACACCCACCTCCAGGCGCCCCCGCTGCCCTTCGACCCGGAGCCCGCCAACAACGCGGCATGGGTGGAGCTCAACGGCGAGGACACGGACGCCACGACGGGCGGCTCCGACAACGGCGGCTCGACGGCCACCGGCGGCTCGACCTCGTCGGGCACGAGCGGTACGAACGGCACGAGCGGTACGAGCGGCAGCACCGGTACCTCCGGCAGCACCGGCACCTCCGGTACCTCCGGCTCCGGTGGCGGCTCGCTCGCCTCCACCGGCACCGGCACGCTCGCCGCGTCCGGCGCGGCCCTCGTCGCGCTGCTCGCGGGCGGCGCCCTGTTCACGGTGTCCAGGCGGCGCGCGACGCGCTGA
- a CDS encoding DoxX family protein: MYGYGGNGRGLGRVQGEGSSLRDLAREHALLPLRIFLGITFVYAGLDKLTDSAFFHASGPGSIGEQMHAVRDSAAIPGLVDLALNGPSGFGYAIAIGELAVGIGTLLGLWTRIAALGGALISLSLWLTVSWQVSPYYLGNDLIYLMAWLPLLLGGAPSLSLDALLAARRRRIR, from the coding sequence ATGTACGGGTACGGCGGTAACGGGCGGGGCCTGGGACGGGTCCAGGGCGAGGGCAGCAGCCTGCGGGACCTGGCGCGGGAGCACGCCCTGCTGCCGCTGCGGATCTTCCTCGGCATCACCTTCGTGTACGCGGGGCTCGACAAGCTCACCGACAGCGCGTTCTTCCACGCCTCCGGCCCGGGGTCGATCGGCGAGCAGATGCACGCCGTCCGCGACTCCGCCGCCATCCCCGGCCTGGTCGACCTGGCGCTGAACGGCCCGTCCGGCTTCGGCTACGCGATCGCGATCGGCGAGCTGGCCGTCGGCATCGGCACCCTCCTCGGCCTGTGGACGAGGATCGCCGCGCTCGGCGGCGCCCTCATCTCGCTGAGCCTGTGGCTCACCGTCAGCTGGCAGGTCTCCCCGTACTACCTCGGCAACGACCTGATCTACCTCATGGCGTGGCTGCCGCTGCTGCTGGGCGGGGCCCCGTCGCTCTCGCTCGACGCGCTCCTCGCCGCGCGCCGCCGCCGGATCCGGTAG
- a CDS encoding chorismate mutase translates to MSSTTGTEITGARTDEAASLIGDARTRIDSLDDRIIGLVQERMAVSAVIQEARMTSGGRRVNLSRETEILVRYREALGKPGTSLAMTLLELCRGRV, encoded by the coding sequence ATGAGCAGCACCACCGGCACCGAGATCACCGGCGCCCGCACCGACGAGGCCGCGTCCCTGATCGGCGACGCCCGTACCCGTATCGATTCCCTGGACGACCGGATCATCGGGCTGGTCCAGGAACGGATGGCGGTCTCGGCGGTGATCCAGGAGGCCCGCATGACGTCGGGCGGCCGCCGGGTCAACCTGTCCCGCGAGACGGAGATCCTGGTCCGCTACCGCGAGGCGCTGGGCAAGCCGGGCACCTCGCTGGCGATGACGCTCCTGGAGCTGTGCCGGGGCCGGGTCTGA
- a CDS encoding succinic semialdehyde dehydrogenase: protein MTDSQAPTSPAAATVGTNPVAAAPAGVRTAADVATPEVIARLTRGVTGSGRTANHTPFTGEKLADLPESSPEDVATAFARARAAQPAWAALPVRARAAVLLRFHDLVLSRQSEILDLIQLETGKARLHAHEEVQAVAVAARHYGRRASAYLKPRRHTGVVPTLTKVTELRQPRGVVGQIAPWNYPLELSVGDALPAFVSGNAVVMKPDTETALTALWARDLLIEAGLPAEVFQVVLGEGPVVGPEVVKHADYVSFTGSTRTGREVAQGAAARLVGVSLELGGKNAMLVLADADVEKAAAGAVRACFSSAGQLCISIERLYVHESVADDFVERFAARTKAMRLGSALAYGADMGSLVGERQLETVSRHVAEAVEKGARLIAGGVARPDIGPLFYEPTILDGVEAPMAVCTEETFGPVVSVYRFRDEDEVVELANATPYGLNSSVWTQDSRRGHRIAARLRTGTVNINEGYAPAYGSVQSPMGGMKDSGLGRRHGSEGILKYTEAQTVAQQRLIPLAPSFGMDDEKYAAFMTRSLKAMKAFRLR from the coding sequence ATGACGGACTCGCAGGCCCCCACGTCCCCCGCCGCCGCCACGGTCGGCACCAACCCCGTGGCCGCCGCCCCCGCGGGCGTGCGCACGGCCGCCGATGTCGCGACGCCCGAGGTGATCGCCCGGCTGACGCGCGGCGTCACCGGCTCCGGCCGCACCGCCAACCACACGCCGTTCACCGGCGAGAAGCTGGCGGACCTGCCGGAGTCCAGCCCCGAGGACGTGGCCACCGCCTTCGCGCGGGCCCGCGCCGCCCAGCCCGCCTGGGCCGCCCTGCCGGTCCGCGCCAGGGCCGCGGTGCTCCTGCGCTTCCACGACCTGGTCCTGAGCCGCCAGTCCGAGATCCTCGACCTCATCCAGCTGGAGACCGGCAAGGCCCGGCTGCACGCCCACGAGGAGGTCCAGGCGGTCGCCGTCGCCGCCCGGCACTACGGCCGCAGGGCGTCCGCGTATCTGAAGCCGAGGCGGCACACCGGGGTCGTGCCGACGCTCACCAAGGTCACCGAACTCCGTCAGCCGCGCGGTGTCGTCGGCCAGATCGCCCCCTGGAACTACCCGCTGGAGCTGTCCGTCGGCGACGCGCTGCCCGCCTTCGTCTCCGGCAACGCCGTGGTGATGAAGCCCGACACCGAGACCGCGCTCACCGCCCTGTGGGCGCGCGACCTGCTGATCGAGGCGGGGCTCCCGGCCGAGGTCTTCCAGGTCGTCCTCGGCGAGGGACCGGTCGTCGGCCCCGAGGTCGTCAAGCACGCCGACTACGTCTCGTTCACCGGCTCCACCCGCACCGGCCGCGAGGTGGCCCAGGGCGCGGCGGCCCGGCTGGTCGGCGTCTCGCTCGAACTCGGCGGCAAGAACGCCATGCTGGTCCTGGCCGACGCCGACGTGGAGAAGGCCGCCGCCGGAGCCGTCCGCGCCTGCTTCTCCTCGGCCGGCCAGCTCTGCATCTCCATCGAGCGGCTGTACGTCCACGAGTCGGTCGCCGACGACTTCGTGGAGCGGTTCGCCGCCCGGACGAAGGCGATGCGGCTCGGCAGCGCCCTCGCGTACGGCGCCGACATGGGCTCGCTGGTCGGTGAACGGCAGCTGGAGACCGTCAGCCGGCATGTCGCCGAGGCCGTCGAGAAGGGCGCCAGGCTGATCGCCGGCGGGGTCGCCCGCCCGGACATCGGCCCGCTCTTCTACGAGCCGACGATCCTGGACGGCGTCGAGGCGCCCATGGCCGTCTGCACCGAGGAGACCTTCGGCCCGGTCGTCTCGGTCTACCGCTTCCGCGACGAGGACGAGGTCGTGGAGCTGGCCAACGCCACCCCGTACGGCCTGAACTCCAGTGTCTGGACCCAGGACTCCCGGCGCGGCCACCGGATCGCCGCCCGGCTGCGCACCGGCACCGTCAACATCAACGAGGGGTACGCCCCCGCGTACGGCAGCGTGCAGTCCCCGATGGGCGGCATGAAGGACTCCGGTCTCGGCCGCCGCCACGGCTCCGAGGGCATCCTCAAGTACACCGAGGCCCAGACCGTCGCCCAGCAGCGGCTGATCCCGCTCGCCCCGTCCTTCGGGATGGACGACGAGAAGTACGCCGCGTTCATGACCCGCAGCCTGAAGGCGATGAAGGCGTTCCGCCTGCGCTGA
- a CDS encoding GMC oxidoreductase produces the protein MSQDSPAQNQDRPAGAADDDAYDYDVIVVGSGFGGAVSALRLTEKGYRVGVLEAGRRFTPGTLPKNSWDLRNYLWAPALGLFGIQRVHLLGKVMVLAGAGVGGGSLNYANTLYVPPAPFFEDRQWAHITDWQDELKPYYDQAKRMLGVRLNPTTTPSDVHLKATAEAMGVGDTFHLAPVGVFFGDGRDADGTARAKPGGTVPDPYFGGAGPARKACTECGECMTGCRHGAKNTLNENYLHLAERAGAVIHPMTSVVAVTEHPEGGYRVATVPTDRRKKAKPTALRARKVVVAAGTYGTQTLLHTMKDKGLLPRLSARLGELTRTNSEGLVGAQTSDRRYRKRHGTKPDFTKGVAITSSIHPDANTHIEPVRYGKGSNAMGGLTIVQVPYSAHRVRAWLANLVKHPTIAARSLSNRRWSERVIIGLVMQSLDNSLTAYRKPRGIGKGLLTARQGHGAPNPTQIAEATQSATLLAEEINGFPGSNIGELMGTPLTAHFLGGCPIGATADEGVIDPYHRLFGHPGISVVDGSAVSANLGVNPSLTITAQAERAMSFWPNKGEPDPRPAQGEAYERLAAVEPQAPAVPKEAFGALRLPFLGIPAVPPKEKA, from the coding sequence ATGTCCCAGGACAGCCCTGCCCAGAATCAGGACCGGCCGGCCGGTGCGGCCGACGACGACGCGTACGACTACGACGTGATCGTCGTCGGGTCCGGCTTCGGCGGTGCGGTCTCGGCGCTGCGGCTGACCGAGAAGGGGTACCGGGTCGGCGTCCTGGAGGCGGGGCGCCGCTTCACCCCTGGGACCCTGCCGAAGAACTCCTGGGACCTGAGGAACTACCTCTGGGCGCCCGCCCTCGGCCTCTTCGGCATCCAGCGCGTCCACCTGCTCGGCAAGGTGATGGTGCTGGCCGGTGCCGGGGTGGGCGGCGGCTCGCTGAACTACGCCAACACGCTGTACGTGCCGCCCGCCCCGTTCTTCGAGGACCGGCAGTGGGCGCACATCACGGACTGGCAGGACGAGCTGAAGCCGTACTACGACCAGGCCAAGCGGATGCTCGGGGTCCGGCTCAACCCCACGACGACCCCCTCCGACGTCCACCTCAAGGCGACCGCCGAGGCCATGGGCGTCGGGGACACCTTCCACCTCGCCCCGGTCGGCGTCTTCTTCGGAGACGGCCGGGACGCGGACGGCACCGCGCGCGCGAAACCCGGCGGCACGGTCCCGGACCCGTACTTCGGCGGGGCGGGCCCGGCGCGCAAGGCGTGCACCGAGTGCGGCGAGTGCATGACCGGCTGCCGGCACGGCGCGAAGAACACCCTCAACGAGAACTACCTCCACCTCGCCGAGAGGGCCGGCGCGGTCATCCACCCCATGACCTCCGTGGTCGCCGTCACCGAGCACCCCGAGGGCGGCTACCGCGTCGCCACCGTGCCCACCGACCGGCGGAAGAAGGCGAAGCCCACGGCCCTGCGCGCCCGCAAGGTGGTCGTCGCGGCGGGCACGTACGGCACCCAGACCCTGCTGCACACCATGAAGGACAAGGGGCTGCTGCCCCGGCTCTCCGCGAGGCTCGGTGAGCTGACCCGTACCAACTCCGAGGGCCTGGTCGGCGCCCAGACCTCCGACCGGCGCTACCGCAAGAGGCACGGTACGAAGCCCGACTTCACCAAGGGCGTCGCCATCACCTCGTCCATCCACCCGGACGCCAACACCCACATCGAGCCCGTCCGCTACGGCAAGGGCTCCAACGCCATGGGCGGCCTGACCATCGTCCAGGTCCCCTACAGCGCCCACCGGGTCCGCGCCTGGCTCGCCAACCTGGTCAAGCACCCCACGATCGCCGCCCGCTCGCTCTCCAACCGGCGCTGGTCGGAGCGGGTCATCATCGGGCTCGTCATGCAGTCGCTCGACAACTCCCTGACCGCCTACCGCAAGCCGCGCGGCATCGGCAAGGGCCTGCTCACCGCCCGCCAGGGCCACGGCGCGCCCAACCCCACGCAGATCGCGGAGGCGACGCAGAGCGCGACCCTGCTCGCGGAGGAGATCAACGGCTTCCCCGGGTCCAACATCGGTGAGCTGATGGGCACCCCGCTCACCGCCCACTTCCTCGGCGGCTGCCCGATCGGGGCCACCGCGGACGAGGGCGTCATCGACCCGTACCACCGGCTCTTCGGGCACCCGGGCATCTCGGTGGTCGACGGCTCCGCGGTCTCCGCGAACCTCGGGGTCAATCCGTCGCTGACGATCACCGCCCAGGCCGAGCGCGCCATGTCCTTCTGGCCGAACAAGGGCGAGCCGGACCCGCGCCCGGCGCAGGGTGAGGCATACGAGCGGCTGGCGGCGGTGGAGCCGCAGGCACCGGCGGTCCCGAAGGAGGCGTTCGGCGCGCTCAGGCTGCCGTTCCTGGGGATTCCGGCGGTGCCGCCGAAGGAGAAGGCGTAA
- the guaA gene encoding glutamine-hydrolyzing GMP synthase: protein MPAAPPAAPDTATDVVLVVDFGAQYAQLIARRVREARVYSEIVPSTMPVAEMLAKNPRAIILSGGPSSVYAEGAPSLDRALFEAGVPVFGMCYGFQLMATTLGGTVDDNGAREYGRTPLTVSKSGSTLFEGTPDEQSVWMSHGDACSAAPEGFTVTASTDVVPVAAFENDEKKLYGVQYHPEVMHSTHGQQVLEHFLYRGAGIEPTWTTGNVIEEQVAAIRAQVGDKRAICGLSGGVDSAVAAALVQKAIGSQLTCVYVDHGLMRKGETEQVEKDFVAATGAKLKVVDAEKRFLDALAGVSDPEQKRKIIGREFIRVFEQAQLEILQEDGPEVAFLVQGTLYPDVVESGGGTGTANIKSHHNVGGLPEDIEFELVEPLRQLFKDEVRMVGQELGLPDEIVQRQPFPGPGLGIRIVGEVTKDRLDLLREADAIAREELTAAGLDRDIWQCPVVLLADVRSVGVQGDGRTYGHPIVLRPVSSEDAMTADWSRLPYETLAKISTRITNEVADVNRVVLDVTSKPPGTIEWE, encoded by the coding sequence GTGCCAGCAGCACCCCCCGCCGCCCCCGACACCGCCACCGACGTGGTCCTGGTAGTCGACTTCGGCGCGCAGTACGCCCAGCTCATCGCCCGCCGCGTCCGTGAGGCCCGGGTCTACAGCGAGATCGTGCCGTCCACGATGCCGGTGGCCGAGATGCTGGCCAAGAACCCCCGCGCGATCATCCTCTCCGGCGGCCCCTCCTCCGTCTACGCCGAGGGCGCGCCCTCGCTCGACCGCGCGCTCTTCGAGGCCGGGGTCCCCGTCTTCGGCATGTGCTACGGCTTCCAGCTGATGGCGACCACGCTCGGCGGCACCGTGGACGACAACGGCGCCCGCGAGTACGGCCGCACCCCGCTGACCGTCTCCAAGTCCGGCTCCACCCTCTTCGAGGGCACCCCGGACGAGCAGTCGGTGTGGATGTCGCACGGCGACGCCTGCTCCGCCGCCCCCGAGGGCTTCACCGTCACCGCGTCCACGGACGTCGTCCCGGTCGCCGCCTTCGAGAACGACGAGAAGAAGCTCTACGGCGTCCAGTACCACCCCGAGGTCATGCACTCCACGCACGGCCAGCAGGTCCTGGAGCACTTCCTGTACCGGGGCGCGGGCATCGAGCCCACCTGGACCACGGGCAACGTGATCGAGGAGCAGGTCGCCGCGATCCGCGCCCAGGTCGGCGACAAGCGCGCCATCTGCGGCCTGTCCGGCGGTGTGGACTCCGCCGTCGCCGCCGCCCTCGTCCAGAAGGCCATCGGCTCGCAGCTCACCTGCGTGTACGTCGACCACGGCCTGATGCGCAAGGGCGAGACCGAGCAGGTCGAGAAGGACTTCGTCGCCGCGACCGGTGCCAAGCTCAAGGTGGTCGACGCGGAGAAGCGCTTCCTCGACGCCCTGGCCGGCGTCTCCGACCCGGAGCAGAAGCGGAAGATCATCGGCCGCGAGTTCATCCGCGTCTTCGAGCAGGCCCAGCTGGAGATCCTCCAGGAGGACGGCCCCGAGGTCGCCTTCCTCGTCCAGGGCACGCTCTACCCGGACGTCGTGGAGTCCGGCGGCGGCACCGGCACCGCCAACATCAAGTCCCACCACAACGTGGGCGGCCTCCCCGAGGACATCGAGTTCGAGCTCGTCGAGCCCCTGCGCCAGCTGTTCAAGGACGAGGTCCGGATGGTCGGCCAGGAGCTCGGCCTGCCGGACGAGATCGTCCAGCGCCAGCCCTTCCCCGGCCCCGGCCTCGGCATCCGCATCGTCGGCGAGGTCACCAAGGACCGCCTCGACCTGCTCCGCGAGGCCGACGCCATCGCCCGCGAGGAGCTGACCGCGGCCGGCCTGGACCGCGACATCTGGCAGTGCCCGGTGGTCCTGCTCGCGGACGTCCGCAGCGTCGGCGTCCAGGGCGACGGCCGCACCTACGGCCACCCGATCGTGCTGCGTCCGGTCTCCTCCGAGGACGCCATGACCGCGGACTGGTCGCGCCTGCCGTACGAGACCCTGGCGAAGATCTCCACCCGCATCACCAACGAGGTCGCCGACGTCAACCGCGTCGTGCTCGACGTGACGAGCAAGCCGCCGGGGACGATCGAGTGGGAGTGA